TGCACCGGAAAGATCGCCGCGGAGGCGGGCATCGAACCCGACCAGCACATCGTGATCACCGACCTCGGGATCGAAAAGATCGGCGATATGACCGTCGACGAGGACGACCTCGAGACGGTCGTCTCGGCGGCCTGGGAGGGGCAGGGCAGGAAAATGCCTGCTCCTGAGAGAAAGAAGCCGGGAACAGGCGGCTGTGGATGCGGATGCGGCGGGGGCTGCTGAAAGGAGGGGAGAATGCCCGGTACCCTTGTTGTTGAATGGCGGCATATCGGCGAGAGCGTCGAGGCGACCTGCGAGCGGTGCGCCGCCACCGGACGGACCCTTGCAGAGGTGGTGGAGGAGATCCGCCCCATGCTCTCGGCCCGGCGGATCCGGGTGCGGGTGACAGAGACGGTGCTCCCGCCTGAGCGGATCGATGAGTCCAACACCATCCTCTTCAACGGTGTGCCCATCGAGGACCTCCTCGACGAGGTGCGGGTGGAGATGACGCCCTGCGTCTCCTGCTCCTGCATCACCGGGACCGATGCAGAGTGCCGGGCGGTCGTCTGCGG
This genomic interval from Methanofollis fontis contains the following:
- a CDS encoding DUF2703 domain-containing protein; the protein is MPGTLVVEWRHIGESVEATCERCAATGRTLAEVVEEIRPMLSARRIRVRVTETVLPPERIDESNTILFNGVPIEDLLDEVRVEMTPCVSCSCITGTDAECRAVVCGEESHEAVPADLIRRAALRAVE